Genomic segment of Myxococcus xanthus:
GCCTCGCCCAGCTTGCCGCGCAGCTCCGTCATCCGGCCAGACAGGCCCTGCTGCTTCGTCGCGTAGTCGGCCTCCTTGCCCTTGATGGCCTCGCGAGCGCCGCCGAGCTGCTTCGTCAGCTCCGTCAGCTCCTCCGCCATCGTCAGATTGGCCTTCTTGGCGATGTCGATTTCACGGGCCAGGGCGGAGTACTCGCGGGTGGAACGCTGCTCGCTCAGCCGCGTCTCCCACTTCTTCACCTTGTCCTTCTCGTCCGTGATGTTTTGCTCGAGCTGGGCCTTCTGCTTCTCCATGTCGGAGACGCGTGCCCGTTCCGCCTCGATGGCGCTGCGGGCCACACCCAGTTCCCGCTCCAGCTCGGCAATCTGACGGGGGTGAACGTCCGCGGCCTTCCGGAGCGAGGCGACCTCGAGGTCCACGTTCTGCAGCTCCGCCAGCGCTTTCAATTTCTCCCGCAAAGTTGCTGCCTCCCACAGGGCCGCACCGTGTACGGCAACGGCCTAGTTCTTGTACCAACAAGGTTAATGAGGGTCCAACGTCCAAATAGGCCACGAGTCATCCCTCGTGGCCCTTGCTGCCATGCTGCATTTGAAACAGCTTCACGCACCCGTTAGACCGGAGCGCGTGCTTCGTCCATCCTTCGTCATCGTTCTTTGCGCGCTCACTCCTGCCTGCAAGGAGTCCGCGTCTCCGCCGCCCGCCACCACCACTTCGCCGGCCATCGCGCCCGCCGCCACGAACACGAAGTGGGGCGTCATCGAGGGGCGCGTCCGTCTTACCGGCACGCCCCCCGCACCCGCCCGCCAGCCCACCATCGGCACCGTCGTCTCCGTGTGTGGCGAGGAGACGGAGGAGCGCACGCTCGTGGTGGGAAGCGAGGGCGCGTTGGCCCACACCGTGGTTTCCCTTAGAGACGGCCACGCGCTGCCCGCGTCCGCGCGCGCCGCGCCGGAACCCGTGCTGGACCAGAAGCAGTGTGTCTATGACCCGCCCGTGCTGGCCGCTCGCACCGGCAGCACCCTGGTCATCCGCAACTCGGACCCCTTGGTCCACAACGTTCGCGCCGCCTCCGGAACGAACCGCGCCTTCTTCAATGTGGCCATGCCGCTGGAGGGCATGATGGTGAAGCGGCGGTTGCCCGCAGAGCCAGGCGAGGTCCCCATCCACTGCGACATCCATCCGTGGATGCGCGCGCGCGTGCGCACCTTCAGCCATGGGTACTTCGCGACCAGCGGCGCGGACGGGCGCTTCCAACTGGAGGTCCCCGAGGGCACCCACACCCTGGTCCTCTGGCACGAGCGGCTTCCAGAACAAGCCCGCACCGTGACGGTTCGCGCCGGCGAGCGCGTCCAGGTGGACGCGGAGTGGCCGGTGGCCGACCTGAAGTAGCCCGCCAGTCCGTCCCCTTGAAGGATTCCGGCGCTCGACGTCTAGAAGGTTGAGAAGCCGCGAATCGATTGGCGTTTCCGTTCCAGTAGAAAAATTGTTATACGGACGGCAGAAGCCACGACCGAGAAGAGGGGGCCGAGTCATGCAGCAGCAACCAAAGAAGCAAGCATTCCCGAGCAACGGCATGCGCGGCCTGGAGGCGCCCCGCAAGGCGGCGGTTCGGCCCATCGGCATGCAGGAGATGGGGCCGACCCTGTACGAGCAGCTCCGCCGCGCGCTGGTGGAGCTGACGCCCGTCTCGTCCAACTGAAGCCAGGCCGTCCGGGCGCGAACGCCACGGCCTGAAAAGCGAAGGGGCTCCCGGCTTGCGCCGTGGAGCCCCTCGTTTTTTGCGAACCTAGATTTCGTCCTCTTCGCTTTCGCCTCCCGCCGCCTCGTCGTCGTCGAAGGAGTCCAGCTCCTCCTCCTCGTCTTCGCCGCGACCGGCGGGTTCCTCCGGTTCAATAGGCTCAATGACCTTCGGGGCGGCGGCGAGACGGCCACGCCTTCCCTCGGGCTGGGGCTTGAGCGCCGGGCTTTCCCGCTGATCCGCCCCACACTTCGGGCAGATCGGGTCCGGCTTCTTCATGTCGTAGAACTTCGTCTGGCACTTGAAGCAGACGTGTTTTGTTCCGAGGTCCTTCGCCGGCATTCGCCACCTTGTGTTAAAGGCGAGTGAAGACAGGGGGGAGGGCGGCTCAATAGTTGGGCCGCAAGACAGAGTCAACCTGTGGTTTGCGCCGGAGATTTCTAGCGGTAGCATCCGCCCGCGTTTTCCCCCGGAAGCTGGACGCCCCTCTTGAACTTTACCTGCGACAATTGCCAGAAGCGGTATTCCATTGCGGACGAAAAGGTCCGCGGCAAGACGGTCAAGGTCCGCTGCAAGAACTGCCAGAACGTCATCACCGTCGAAGGGCCCGCCGAGGAAGAGAACACCCGCGTGGTGTCCCTCGCGGACGTGGAGCGCATCCGCGCCCAGGAGCGTTCCCTGGCGGAGCCTGAAGCGAGCGCCGCCCCGGCGGCCGTCATCAGCGCGCCCATCGCGGCCGCTCCGGTGGCGAAGGCGCCCGCGGCCGCGCTGCAGACGCCCTGGGACGATGAGCCCACGCGCGCCGCGCCCATGAAGGCCACGGGTTCGCCCTGGTTCGTCATGGTGCGCAACAAGCAGGAGGGCCCGCTGGACGAAGGCGCCCTCCGTGAGCTGGTGGCCACCAACACCGTGAATGGCCGCAGCTTCTTCTGGCAGCAGGGCATGGCGGACTGGAAGCGCGGTTCGGACATCCCCGAGCTGGCCGGCCTCTTCGAGCCGCCGCCCGCCGTCGAGCCGCCCCCGCCGCCGCCCGCCATCGCCGCGCCGCCTCCACCCGAGCCTGCACGCCCCTCGCGCGGCGCGCCCGTGCGCCGGGAGCCGGAACCGCAGGCCTTCATCCCGGAGCCAGAGCCCGAGCCGCGGCACGCCGAGTCCGAGCAGCCCTGGCCGGACGAGGAAGAGGAAGCGCCGGACAACACGTATTACGGCGACCCCGTGCAGCGCGCGCAGCCGCAGCCTCAGCAGCAGGCCCAGGTGACCCGCCGCGCGCAGCAGCCGCAGCCCCAGGCCGCCAACGCCGCGCCGCTGGACGACGCGCTGTTCTCCGACCTGGACCTGCCGGGCAACCGCAACGGCGGTGACGGCGAGGAGCCCCAGGACGACGGCGGCGTGCCGTACCCCGATGACCCGCGGGCCGCGCTGGGCGGCGGCGAGGATGACGACGAAGGCAAGGCCGTGGAGGACACGCGCCACTTCGCCAAGAAGTCGGGCGTCACGCGCCGCAACCCCGTTTGGAAGTACGCCCTCTTCGCGTTGCTGCTGCTCATCGTCCCGCTGGGTCTGGCGTATGTCCTGTCGGAGACGCTGGGCGTGGTGCCGCTGCGCGTGCAGACGGTGGACGCCAGCGGCAACGCGGTGGAGCAGCCCGTCTTCTCGTCGGAAGGTGTGGGCGCGCTGCGCGACAAGCTGATGGGCCGTGAGCCGCCGCCCGCGCCCCCCAAGGGCAAGCGCCCGGTGCCCCCCTCGGAGGGCAATCGCCCGGCCGCCGCGCCCGCTGACACCGGCGCGGTTGCGGACCCGGAGGCCGCCGCGGCGCCGTCCAAGGGGGCGCTGGAGGCCGTCTACGTGGACCCGGACAAGAAGGACGTGGACCCGACGGTGCGCAGCGGCGAGGAAGTGGCCGCCGCGGACACCGAGGAAGTCGGCGGCCCGTCCGACGAAGAGGTGGAGCGCGTGCTGGCGAAGACGCAGCCCGCCTTCCGTGACTGCGTGGAGGCCGAACTGCGGAAGAACCCGTCCTTCAAGGGCGGCAAGGTGACGCTGACGGCCACCGTGGGGAACTCGGGCACGGTGAAGGCGGCCACGTTCGACCGCAAGGACCTGAACCGCAACAGCCCCGTGGGCACCTGCATCCGTGACCGCGCGAAGGGGATGGTCTTCTCCGCCTTCGCTGGCGAGGACGTGGACCTGGAGATTCCGCTGGTCCTCTCCAAGTCGATGTAGCCGCCTAGAGGTCGAAGCTTCCGGCCGGCGGCGGCTTCTTGCCGCGTGTCGCCTTCTCGCGGGCCCTGCGCACTTCCTCGCGCAGGGCCTCGGTGGCCTCAGGGTCCACCTCCAGGGTGTCGAGGTCGAGCACGTCTCCCTCGCGGATGCCCGCGGGCAGGTCGCTCAGGGGGCGCGTCAGCTCGCGGCCCTCCACCACCAGCACGGCGATGTCGTCTTCGATTCGGTCCAGCGTGGCCCGGGTCGTCATGGGGCGTGGCTCCTCAGGGGTTGCAGTCCCGGGCAGGCCGCCGTCCACGCGAGGCCTCTTCCCGGCTGGAGAAGGTCACCAGGTTCGATGACTTGATCTTCACGACGTTGCGGCAGGTGGGCCTGTGGAACACGTCGCTGCGGACGCTGCCGACGTAGGCGCCCACCTTCACGGCGCCTGAGTCGGAGGCCTCGCTTCGCGAGCGCGAGCCCGCGCGAGAGGGGGGCGCCCCTTCGTCTGTCGGGTCGTCGAGGCTCAGGGTGTACATCTTCCCCGTGGGCTGCTTGCCCGAGCCGTCACGCGTGCCGGAGCGGCCCGTCGCGCGCTGGGAATCTCCCGCGAGCGCGGCGTCCCGGGGCATGGGCGTGCCCAGGCCCGGGTAGCTGTAGCGCGTGTCCTCCGGGACGCCCGCCGACAGGCGCTGCGGCGTGACGACGAGCGTCTTCCCGTCGCTCACCACCTGCACCTCGCCGTGAAGGTCGGTGCGGAACACCTGCGCGCCGGTGGCCTCCAACTGCTTGAGCATGGCCGGCGCGGGGGCGCCAATCAGGTTGCCTTCACCCGCGGAGATGACGGCGGCGCGAGGCCCCACGGCCGTCAGGAAGGCGGCGGTGGTGGGCCCTTCGGTGCCGTGCGCGGCCACCTTGAGCAGCGTGGCCTGCATGGGGGCGTTGCGCGCCAGCAGGTGGTCCACCGTCCGGGCATGCGCGTCCGCCATGAAGAGCACCGCGGTGTCCCCATAGGTGAGCCGAAGGATGACGGAGTTGGCCTCCAGCGCGGCCTCGGGCACGTCGAGCAGCGGCTCGGTGGGCGCGCGGGGCCACAGCACCGTGAG
This window contains:
- a CDS encoding ComEC/Rec2 family competence protein, giving the protein MSFRPRVLLPVLLALAACKESPPPPPQPVATRPAEPPRRYFGGTPDGKLHVYFFDVGQGDAALIVSPDGYTALVDTGPASAAEHLVNRLPELLTQRLDLVVLTHPHSDHHGALEPVLKRVGARQLLEPQLGATPKAYDALLGAVASQGVEFISPSPSPATPNALQRLPLGAGVSLTVLWPRAPTEPLLDVPEAALEANSVILRLTYGDTAVLFMADAHARTVDHLLARNAPMQATLLKVAAHGTEGPTTAAFLTAVGPRAAVISAGEGNLIGAPAPAMLKQLEATGAQVFRTDLHGEVQVVSDGKTLVVTPQRLSAGVPEDTRYSYPGLGTPMPRDAALAGDSQRATGRSGTRDGSGKQPTGKMYTLSLDDPTDEGAPPSRAGSRSRSEASDSGAVKVGAYVGSVRSDVFHRPTCRNVVKIKSSNLVTFSSREEASRGRRPARDCNP
- a CDS encoding TIGR02300 family protein, whose product is MPAKDLGTKHVCFKCQTKFYDMKKPDPICPKCGADQRESPALKPQPEGRRGRLAAAPKVIEPIEPEEPAGRGEDEEEELDSFDDDEAAGGESEEDEI
- a CDS encoding DUF3006 domain-containing protein, with the translated sequence MTTRATLDRIEDDIAVLVVEGRELTRPLSDLPAGIREGDVLDLDTLEVDPEATEALREEVRRAREKATRGKKPPPAGSFDL
- a CDS encoding zinc ribbon domain-containing protein; translated protein: MREKLKALAELQNVDLEVASLRKAADVHPRQIAELERELGVARSAIEAERARVSDMEKQKAQLEQNITDEKDKVKKWETRLSEQRSTREYSALAREIDIAKKANLTMAEELTELTKQLGGAREAIKGKEADYATKQQGLSGRMTELRGKLGEAESQVKGLEGRRAEVASSVDATLLRRYEVVRKKKLPAMVGVVAGTCQGCNMNVPPQLYNQLRTGLGTDICPSCNRIIYAVEALQETPAASK
- a CDS encoding AgmX/PglI C-terminal domain-containing protein, which produces MNFTCDNCQKRYSIADEKVRGKTVKVRCKNCQNVITVEGPAEEENTRVVSLADVERIRAQERSLAEPEASAAPAAVISAPIAAAPVAKAPAAALQTPWDDEPTRAAPMKATGSPWFVMVRNKQEGPLDEGALRELVATNTVNGRSFFWQQGMADWKRGSDIPELAGLFEPPPAVEPPPPPPAIAAPPPPEPARPSRGAPVRREPEPQAFIPEPEPEPRHAESEQPWPDEEEEAPDNTYYGDPVQRAQPQPQQQAQVTRRAQQPQPQAANAAPLDDALFSDLDLPGNRNGGDGEEPQDDGGVPYPDDPRAALGGGEDDDEGKAVEDTRHFAKKSGVTRRNPVWKYALFALLLLIVPLGLAYVLSETLGVVPLRVQTVDASGNAVEQPVFSSEGVGALRDKLMGREPPPAPPKGKRPVPPSEGNRPAAAPADTGAVADPEAAAAPSKGALEAVYVDPDKKDVDPTVRSGEEVAAADTEEVGGPSDEEVERVLAKTQPAFRDCVEAELRKNPSFKGGKVTLTATVGNSGTVKAATFDRKDLNRNSPVGTCIRDRAKGMVFSAFAGEDVDLEIPLVLSKSM